The following is a genomic window from Chloroflexota bacterium.
TGTCGATCAATAACCCGGGCGTCGGATACACCCTGCAAGCGACGAGTGGTTCCCTCACTCTCGCGACCAGCACCGCGTTCAATATCACCCTGAACCAGCACCTCGCCTTCACCACCCAGCCGGGTGGCGGCGGGCCCGGCGCGATCTGGGCGCAGCAGCCGGTCGTCGCCGTTCAGAACTCGCTCAACGCGGTCGTCACGAGCGATAACTCGACGATTGTCACGCTCGCCATCGCGACGAACCCGGCCGGCGGGACGCTCACCTGCACGAGCGGTCTCAGCCGCACCGCGGTGAACGGCTATGCGACGTTCTACGGCTGCTCGATCAACTTCGCCTCGCCGTACACGTACACGCTCTCCGCCACGAGCTCGCCGACGTGGACAGCCGCGACGAGCAGCGCCTTCCTCATCGGCAGCACGCAGCACCTCGCCTTCACGACCCAGCCGGGCGGCGGCGGCGCCGGCGCGATCTGGCTCCAGCAGCCGGTCGTCGCGGTGCAGAACGCGTCCAACGCGGTCGTCACCACGGATTATTCGACGGTCGTCACGCTCGCCATCGCGACGAACCCCGCGGGCGGCACGCTCACCTGCACGAGCGGTCTCAGCCGCACCGTGGTGGCCGGCGTGGCGACATTCTCGGGCTGCTCGATCAACCTCGCCTCGGCGAGCTACTACACCCTGAGTGCCACGAGCACCCCGGTGTGGACCGCCGCCACGAGTGGCTCGTTCCTCATCGGAAGCACCCAGCATCTCGCCTTCAGCACCCAGCCGGGTGGCGGCGGGGCCGGCGCGATCTGGCTCCAGCAGCCGGTCGTGAGTGTCCAGAACTCGCTCAACCAGGTCGTGACGAGCGACTACTCGACGGTCGTCACGCTCGCCATCGCGAGCAACCCGGCCGGTGGGACCCTGTACTGCACGAGCGGCCTCAGCCGGACCGTTGTGGCCGGCGTCGCGACGTTCTCCGGCTGCTCGATCAACCTCGCCTCGGCGAGCTACTACACCCTCTCCGCCACGAGCAATCCGGCCTGGATGGCCGCCACGACGAGCGGGTTCCTCATCGGGAGCACCAGCGTCCGGACGTCGGTGACGATCCCGAGTGACACGGCCGTCGGGCAGACGCAGTCCAGCTTCAGCTTCAGCCACGCGACGAAGATCGTCGCGGTGGGCTCGTGGATCACCGTCCGCTTCCAGACGAGCCCGGCCATGGCCGGTCGAAGGCTCGGCGTCTGGATCGCGGTGAAGGGATCGAACGGGCTGTGGAGCGCGTTCTCACCGCACACGAGCATCTTCACCGACAGCAGCGGTGTCGCCTACTACCAGTACCAGGCCGGATCCAAGGTCTGGGAGTCGTTCCTCGTCAAGTTCCTCGGCGACTCGACGTACGCGCCGAGCTCGTCCTCCGGTACCCAGGCGCGCTGGCTCTACTGATCCCATCCGGGGCGGAACCTCCCTCCCGCCCCCTCCCGTAACCGCAACGGACCTCGCCCTCCCGGCGGGGTCCGTTCATGTCCGCCGGCCCGCGGGAGGTCCGGTCGCGGGTTCCGGCCGTCGGATCGGGATCTGGCCCTGAGCTCGCGACCTCGGAAGGCCCGGGGCGGGTCCGGCGAAGAGGCAGCTCTCGAGTCGAGATCGATCGTCAACGGAGCGGAACCGGACCGGCGCCGGCTGCCCAGGCTCTGGCTGAGGAGCCCGGATGCCCGTCAATCGACGCGGCGGACGGCCCGAGAGTTCAGCGCGTCACCTTGCCGGGTACGAACTTCTCCAGCACGTCGGAGACGATCTCGCCGATGTCCTTCACGCCGCTGAAGCGCGAGCCGAACGTGCCGCCGATCTTCACTTGCTCGTCACCCGAGGTGGCGTGGAAGACGAACGCTCCAGGCTTGAACTTCCCGGGAGACTTCACCTCGACCGATTGCAGATCCGAATAGAGCACCTCGAACTGCTTGTGCTTCAGGAGGCTCACCACCTTCTTCAAGCCGTCATCGCTCAGCGGGGCAGCTTCAATGAAGTGGTCTTCCGTGAAGTCCTTGGAGCCGATGACCCGGTCCTCCGTGAAGATGAGTCCGAACCCCTTCATCACCCCGCTGAAAAGCGCCCCGCTGTGGATGACGAGCTGCACGTCCTGCCTCTCGGGCATCTCTGACATCAGCGCTCCCTTCGTCTCGACCGTCTCTATGGTGCCTGACCTCGTCGGCGGGAGCCTCCCCGACGGTCGGCCCGCCAAACTTCCTCGGGGAGGATACGCCGATCACCTGTGTGCCGCGGTCGAGCGTGGAGAGCGGCAAGGATGGGTCCAACGAGCGTGGTGTGGATCGCGATGAAGGTGGACGGAACCTTGGAGCGCCCTCTCGCCCCACACGAGCATCCGCACGGACAGCAGCGGTGTCGCCTCCAAGCAGTACCAGGCCCGCTGGCTCTACTGACCCCATCCGGGGCGGTACCTCCCTCCCGCCCCCTCCCGTAACCGCAACGGACCCCGCCCTCCCGGCGAGGTCCGTTCAGGTCCAGGCCTGGGCGCTCGGTTTCGGGTACCGCGGGAGGGTGACTTGCTCACCGAGCGGCGCTGTGGACGCGACCAGGTTCCCTAACATTCCCAGGCGCGCCGTGGTCACCCGAGATTCACGGTCCGCTCATGGACCCGTGGGACGATGGCCGTCGGTTCGGGGCCCGAGTCAGTCGAGGTTCGCGAGTGCGTTCATCCCGGCTTCGGCCTGGCCCGGGATCGTGCAGCGGAACTCGTCGGCGCCGGAATGAGCCGATCGTGGCGGGGCCTGCCCGCCGGCCGGCGGACGGATGGAGCCAAACGGGCCATGGTCGGGGCCCGCAGGCCCGCCTACGATGGCACTCTCGGCGGTCGTCTCGCACGGAGGACGGCATCGGCAGATGGGCGGCATCTCGCGGCGCGCGTTCCTCGCGCTGGCTGGGCAGCTCGTGCTTGTCAGCGCCGCCGCGCCCTCCGTGCGCGCCGCGGCGCTCGCCCCGCTCTTCCACGGGCCACGCGACGCCCGGGTGATCGCGCTCACCATCGATGACGACTGGTCGGCGCTGCGCACCGGCGCCATCTTCGAGGTCCTCGCCCGCTCGTCGGTGGCGGCGACCTTCTTCCCCTACGCCAATGCCACGCTCGGCGATCCAGGGCTGTGGCGGGCCATCACGGCGGCCGGCTACCCCTACGCGAACCACACCCGCAGCCATCCCTGGATGACCCGCCTCGCACCGCCGGCCCAGGCCGCCGAGCTCAGCGAGGCGCGGGCCATCCTGCAGTCGATGACCGGGGTGGCGATGCTGCCGGTCTTCCGGCCGCCCTACGGAGCGTATGACGCGGCGCTCCTCGAGGTCGCGAGGGTAGCGGGCTTCCCGACCACGCTGCTGTGGGACACGAGCGCCGCCGACACCTCGCGGTGGGCCACCCCGGCCCAGCTCGTGGCGGCGGCCATGGACGGCACCAACGGCTCCGTGCTGCTCGCCCACGGGGGGCCCGCGCTCACCCCCCTCATCCTGCCCACGGTCATCGCCCTCTACCGGGAGGCTGGCTTTCGCTTCGTGACGGTGCCCGAGCTGCTCGGCTGGCCGACGCCGCGCCCGCCCGAGCCCAAGCCGCCGATCTCTGTCCTGCCGCGGGCCCGGTAGGGGCCGACCCGCGACCAACGGCGACGCTCATCGGCCCCGTGCCGCAGGCCCGACGGCAGATCTCAGCGTGTCCGGCGACACGGGGGCTCACCACCGAGCACCTCGGTCTGGCGAGGGATCCCCGGGAACGGACGGTCCGGGAGCCCGTCGTCGGTAGCCGACGCTGGTCGGCGTGCGTTGGTTTCGCCGGCAGGATGTTTCTCGGCGCCGAGGTCGCGTCTTGGCCCACACGCAGCTGCGGCGCGCCCGCGGCCTCCTCCCCGACGACCGCCTGTCCGGCCCCGGAATCGAAGAAGCCGGGCCCTCCGCGGCCCGGCTTCTCGTTGGTCGCGAGACGCGCCTAGATGGACTTGCCAACGTTGCTGAGGATCGTCTTGACCTGGCCGCCGAGGAAGATGAGGGCGATGATCGCGATGACCGCGATGAGCGCGAGGATGAGTGCGTACTCGGCGAGACCCTGGCCTTCCTCGTCACGATGGAAGGATGCGATGAGTGCGTTGAAGAGTGCCATGGATGGCCTCCTGGATGATTGCCACCCTCGATCGAGGGCTTCGCTACGATGCGCGCGGCCGGTCTCCGTCGCCACAGTCCGATGGTACCCCTCCTCGATGACCCGATCGGCGTCCAGCACGGGTACGGGAGTGTCGCCATCCGCTCGCGGCCACTGCGAGGCCGTCGAGCCACTTCAGCACGCCCTTCCAGTACACGACCTCGGGGCGCCACCCATGGTGAGCAGCCCGACGATCAGCTCCGAGAGTCCTGCGAGGATCCGATCGCGCCGGGGGCCGGCCGCAGCTCGCTGACGCCGACGACGGCGGTGAGGTTCACGAGACCGAACGGGTAGCGGGCGATGAGGCGCCGGTCGCTCAGCTGGCGGACGATCACGCCGGTGAGCGGGATGAAGCGCGACTCGGCCGACTCGACGAACGCCGGCAGGCACGCCTCCTCGTGGAGATACGCATCGCCCCGGACGAGGTGGCCGCCGGTGATGAAGAGCATCCGCCGGGGTGCCTTGCGCACGAGGAGCGATTCCTCGCGGCGGGCCCAGGGCGCCACGGTCGGCTCGCCCATGAAGGCGATCTCGTCGCGGTCGATCCACAGCTCCGGGGCGGTGTCCGACGACGTCGGCCGGCCGGTCCGATCGAGCAGGACGGCGTCGTGCAGGACGAAGAAGCCGGCCCCGAGGTTCATGAGGTCGGACAGGCGCGGGAACCGCCCCATGGCGACCGTGCCCGCCGCCCGCAGGTGGTTGGTGATGATCTCGACCCGCTCGTCGGTGCCCGTGGCTCCGGGCGCGGCGGACAGGCTGCGCGTCTCGAGTGCGTTCATGGGAGTCGATCCTCGCTGCGGCACATGAACGAGACGTGAATCAGGGGGACGGCGCGTTCGTTCGACGGGCACGACCGCATCCTCGCCCCGCCGACGTATGGCAGCGATGAAGGGTGGATGAGAAGGCTCTCACGCTGCGGCGGATCGGCTCGACCGCTACCGACGGGCGGGGGTGACCGTCGCTACCATCGGGGGATGCGCTTGACGATGCCGCGGCGCGCGACGAGTGACCCGCCGGCCCTCCCCACGTCCCCGTTGCTCTCCCCGTTCGGGCTCACCCTGTTCGGCCTGGCACAGCTCGCCGACCTCGTCACGTTCCTCGCCATGATCGGGCAACACGGCATCGGGGCAGAGCGGAACCCGATCGCCGTGGCGTTCGTCGAGGGTCATCAGCTGGGCCCGCTCATCGTCGCCAAGCTGACCGTCTGGGCCCTCGCCGCGGCCTGCGCGGCGAACCTCCAGCGGCGCAACCCGCGCCTCGGCGAGCTCGTCATCGCCTTCGGGATCCTCGCCGGGTGCCTCGGCGCGGTCTCGAATGTCCTCAGCCGCTGAGCTCGCGGCCTCGGCAGGCGCGGGGGGCGGCATCCGGCGAACGAGGCGCTGGCGACGGTCCGCGACCTCGTCGAGGCGGCGCGCTCGCCGTGGTTGGTGCAGGAACCGAAGTGCACCACAAGGTCCCAAGGGTCACCCTTGGCAGTCGCCCTGCGCAGCCGCACAGTGGCGGTATGACCCAGCGAAGCAGCCCGACGTCGGGGCCCGCCGATGAGGCCTGACGCACCGACGTTCGATCAACCCTCCCGGGTCGGACGCCTTCCGGCCGCCCGCCGAGTCGCCTGGATCGTCTACCTCGCCCTCGGTCTCGCGGCAGCGGCTCTGTACGCGGCCATCCCGAACCTGGACCATCGCTGGCTCTTCCCGCTGTTCGGAATCGGAGCATCCGGCGCGGTGTTCGTCGGCGTGTTCCTCCACCGGCCGACGAACGCGGGCCGCTGGATCGGGGTCGGGGGCGGGATCGCCCTCCTCGCACTCGGCGACCTGACGTACTCCGTGCTCGAGCAGGCCAGGGCAGGGGCGGCACCGTTGCCGCCGATCGCCGACGCCATCTACCTCGTCGGCTATGGCGTCCTCGCCCTCGGACTCGCCGGTCTCGTCGGTGGCCGGCGCGGCGGCCGCGACATCGCGGCCATGCTCGATGCGCTCATCGTCGCCGCCTCGGCCGGCGTCGTCGCCTGGGTCGCCTTCCTCAGCGGGACGATCACCGATGGCGGGCTCAACCCCGGCGATGCGGTCGCCCTTGTCCATCCGTTCATGGACTTCGTGCTCCTCGCGATCGCCGTGCGGATCGTCCTCGCACCGGCCGGCATGGGCATCGGCCGGCTCTTCCTCGTCGTCGGCACCATTGCCTATCTCGCGAGCGACTTCGCCTACACGTTCGCGACGCTCGAGGGGAGTGGTACGTTCGGGGGCCTCGTCGACCCCGGCTGGGCGATCGGCTACGTCCTCTGGGGCGC
Proteins encoded in this region:
- a CDS encoding Flp family type IVb pilin, with amino-acid sequence MALFNALIASFHRDEEGQGLAEYALILALIAVIAIIALIFLGGQVKTILSNVGKSI
- a CDS encoding polysaccharide deacetylase family protein, encoding MALSAVVSHGGRHRQMGGISRRAFLALAGQLVLVSAAAPSVRAAALAPLFHGPRDARVIALTIDDDWSALRTGAIFEVLARSSVAATFFPYANATLGDPGLWRAITAAGYPYANHTRSHPWMTRLAPPAQAAELSEARAILQSMTGVAMLPVFRPPYGAYDAALLEVARVAGFPTTLLWDTSAADTSRWATPAQLVAAAMDGTNGSVLLAHGGPALTPLILPTVIALYREAGFRFVTVPELLGWPTPRPPEPKPPISVLPRAR